In Paenibacillus protaetiae, the genomic stretch TCCAGCTTGGAGCAGACAGGTGTAATTGAGCGTCTCGCCTCCGAGGCGATCGGCTGGACCGGCGGCGATCCGGTTGCAACTTCGATGCTTATTTTGTGGATGAGCGCTATCGCCTCCGCATTTCTGGACAACATCCCTTTTGTCGCGACGATGATTCCGATGATTCAGGAAATGGGCCAAATGGGGGTAATTCATCTGGAGCCGCTGTGGTGGTCGCTGTCGCTTGGCGCTTGCCTCGGCGGCAACGGCACCTTGATTGGCGCCAGCGCCAATCTGATTACGGCGGGGCTGGCCGCGAAGGAAGGTCACCCGATCAAATTCGCCGCCTATATAAAAATTGCCTTTCCGCTTATGCTGCTGTCTATCGCCATTTGCAGCATTTATATTTATTTGCGTTATTTGATGTAAAAGAAACAAGGGTGATTTGCTGCGGCAGCCGGCATCGCCGGATAGCAGACGCGAAAGAAAGGTGCAGCGCAATCATCTGCAGGCTTACGCACAAGAGGGCTGTCCGATTGAATCGGACAGCCCTCTTGTGCTGCTGGTGCTGCTAAAGCCTCTGCTGCTCTGTTGTCTGCTGCTGCATGCCGCTGCGGATGGTTGCCAGTGCCTGTTCAAAGTCAAAGTCAGGCGCCAGGCGAAGCTTGGTCGCTTGGTCGCCTGCTCGTAGCCGCAAGCCAGCTTCAGCAGCACCGGCTCGCTGAATGCCGAGCCAATAAACGTAATGCCCTGCGGTCCTTTCATCGCATAACCGCCAGGCGCAATGACGCCTTCCTCGGCGTAACCGCCGGGGACCGTAATGGACGGGTAGCCGGCACGCGCCGCAACATCGTTCAAATTCTCATCACCTAAGCGGAGCAGCGCATCCAGCCGGTAACGAGAAATCGCTGCGCTTCCGCGATCGCTAGCGTATCCGGGTTTAATTCGATGACAGAGCGGATCAGGTTGTCGTATTGGCCGACGCGCTCCAAATTCCAAGCTGTCAGCTGCTCCGACGACAATATCCGCTTCTCCATCGCATCCTGCGGCACTTATCTAATCCCTTCACCGCTTCGGCTATCAGCCTTTATCTTCCTTCAAAAGGCCGTAATACGCTACGTCCTCGTACACGCCCCATTTCTTAATATGCTGCCGGAATGTGCCTTCATGCCGCATCCCGATTTTGGCCATTACATGTGTGGAAGCCGGATTTTTGGTCATGGCTGCCGCCCAAACGCGGTTCAGCTTCAGCTCGTCAAACGCATAACGGACAACCCGTTCCGCCGCCTCTGTCATATAGCCTTTATTCCAATACGGCTTGCCAAGCCAATAAGCAAGCTCTGCACGGTTATGCGTCTTGTCGATATGCAAACCGACTAAGCCCATAAACGACCCGGAGCTTTTGTCCAATATGCCAAAGGAATATCCGCCGCCCTTGCGCGCAACCTCCATCCGGTACTGGATAAAAGAATCCGCCGCCCCTTTCGGGTATGGATGAGGAATCGTAAGCGTTGTGCTCGCGATATCGTGATCATTAATAAGCACCTCCATCTGTTCCCCGTCGCCCGGCTGCAATAGACGGAGCAGCAGTCTGCTTGTCTCGAGCTTAATCACACGCATCCCTCCGCAATCCCATTTTTCCCCTCTACAAAAACTACTCCATCCCCGTTCCATTTCCTGCTTTTAACATAGCTGAAGACTCCTCGGTCTTTCCCGGGGACCGGCTAACATCCCGGCACGCAGGTTCTCCGCTGCAAACCAAATACGCGGAATCAAAATTCCCAAAAATAAAAAAAGCCTTTGGCTTACCGGGCTATACAGCCGGTCTGGCCAAAGGCTTTCGCCTTGCGGAATTCTTATTCGTAAATATAAGAGCAGCAGTAATCGGTTACTTCCGCTACTTGCAGTTTAAATTTCGTGTTAGCCGGAACCGTAAACTCGCCTTCGCCTTGGATATGGCGCCATTCCGTTTCATCTGGCAGCAGCACTTTCAGATCGCCGGCCAAAATTTCCATAATTTCAATCGAGTCCGTACCAAACTCATAGTCGCCAGGCAGCATAATGCCAAGCGTTTTTTTCGTGCCGTCCGGGAAAATAATAACGCGGCTCGTAACTTTGCCGTCAAAATAAACATTTGCTTTTTTTACTGCCGTAACATTTTCGAATTGGGACATGATCGGATAGCTCCTCGTGTATGAAGTATGATGGGATATATGCAGCGGAACGCCGCTGCCGTAACGCGGCGCTCCGGTTGATGCTAAAGCTACAGCAAAGCTTTCACTTTGCTTACAACATTGTCTACCGTAAAACCGTATTCTTTTATGACGCGGTCGCCGGGAGCCGAAGCGCCAAACGTTTCGATGCCAAGAACGTCGCCTTGGTCGCCGACAAAACGGTGCCAGCCGAACGGATGCGCCATTTCGACTGCAAGGCGGGCTTTAACCTCAGGCAGCAGGACGGAATCTTTATACGCTTTATCCTGCTTGTCGAATAAATCCCAGCTCGGCATGCTGATGACACGAACCTGAATACCTTCTTCAGCAAGCGCTTTTTGAGCGGCTACCGCCAGTTGAACTTCGGAGCCGGTTGCCAGGATTTGCGCCTGCGGCTTGCCGCCGGCAGCGTCCGATACGACATAAGCGCCGCGGCGAACGCCTTCCCGCGCGCCGCTCACCGTGCCTTCCAGAATCGGCAGGTTTTGGCGAGTCAGCACAAGCGCAACCGGATTTTTTTTATTTTCCACGGCATAAGCCATAGCAGCGGACGTCTCATTGCCGTCAGCCGGACGAATAACCGTAAGTCCTGGAATGATGCGGATCGAAGCAAGCTGTTCGATCGGCTCGTGCGTCGGGCCGTCTTCGCCAACCGCAATGCTGTCATGGGTCAGCACATAAACGACGGGCAGCTTCTGAATAGCTGCAAGGCGAACAGCCGGACGCAGGTAGTCGGTGAATACAAAAAACGTTCCGCCGAATACTTTAATGCCGCTGTGCAGCGCAATGCCGTTCATAGCGGCAGCCATGCCGAATTCCCGTACGCCGAAATAAATGTTGCGGCCAGCGTAGCTGCCCGGCTTGAATTGCGCTTCCCCTTTCAAATGCGTCATGGTCGAGCTTTCCAAGTCGGCAGAGCCGCCCGCCAGCTGAGGCACGTTTTTCACAAGGCCGTTCAGCGCGTTGCCCGACGCAACGCGGGTCGATACCGCCTTGTCGCCAACTGCGTATTTCGGCAAATCTGCATCCCAGCCTTCCGGCAGGTCGCCGGCAATAGCCAGCTCAAACTGCTTGGCCAGCTCAGGGTTCGCTTGTTTATACTCAGCAAACAGCCGGTTCCACGCTTCATTGGCTTGCTCGCCTGCTTTTTTCACTTCGGCAAAATGCGCGCGCACTTCATCCGGCACGTAGAAAGGCTGATCAACCGGCCAGCCGTAAAATTGTTTGGTCAGCTTCGCTTCATCAGCGCCAAGCGGCGATCCGTGCGGGCCAGCATGGCCGCCTTTGCCGCCTTTATTCGGGCTGCCATAGCCGATAACCGTTTTTACTTCGATCAGCGTCGGCTTGTTTTTTTCCGCTTGCGCGTCAGCAACCGCCTTGGCGATCGCATCCAGATCGTTGCCGTCCTGAACGCGAAGCACTTGCCAGCCGTAACCTTCAAAACGGCGTTGTACGGTCTCGGAGAACGAAAGGTTTAATTCGCCGTCCAGGGAAATATCGTTGGAATCGTACAGCACAACCAGCTTGCCGAGCTGCAAGTGGCCGGCGAGCGAAGCAGACTCGTGGGAAATGCCTTCCATCAGGTCGCCGTCGCCGCAAATCGCGTACGTGTAATGGTCAATCAGATTTAAGCCGTTTTGGTTATATGTAGCGGAAAGATGCGCTTCCGCCATTGCCATGCCGACCGCCATGCCGATGCCTTGTCCAAGCGGTCCGGTTGTTGCGTCTACGCCGGCGGTATGGCCAAACTCCGGGTGTCCCGGCGTCAAAGAGCCCCATTGGCGGAAGTTTTGCAGTTCTTCAAGCGGCAGATCATAACCGGACAGATGCAGCAGGCTGTACAGCAGCATTGAACCGTGGCCGGCCGACAATACGAACCGGTCGCGGTTAATCCAGGTCGGATTAGACGGGTTATGCCTCATGTTTTTCGCAAAAAGCTGGTAGCCCATTGGCGCAGAGCCCATAGGCATGCCTGGGTGGCCCGAGTTTGCTTTTTCAATTGCGTCGATTGCGAGAGTACGGATTGTGTCAATCGACAACTGGTCGATTGATTTTTGAGTCACTGTCATTTGCCATTTCCTCCTAAATAATCCAATTAGTTAATCTCTCTTATCTTTTTAAAAACGCGCAAAGTTCTAAGCACATGGCTTTTTGTATTGTACCATTGTCCCTTTTTATTTTCCAATCCTAGGAAAAACGCCAGCCCCGCGTTGTTCTCCCCGCCTTATTCTGCCGCTTTTGGCCTAATTAAACACAACTGTTTTGTTCTGATGCACAATGATCCGGTCTTCAATATGCCATTTCACGGCACGGGCCAATACGACACGCTCAATTGTACGGCCAATCCGCTTCAGTTCGGTCACATTGTCGCGATGAGTTACCCGCTGCACGTCCTGCTCGATAATCGGTCCGCCGTCAAGCTCCTCCGTTACATAATGGGCGGTCGCCCCGATAATTTTCACGCCGCGCTGGTATGCCTGCTTATAAGGGTTGCCACCGATAAATGCCGGAAGGAAAGAATGGTGGATGTTGATGATGCGGTTCGGAAACTGCTCAATAAACTTCGGCGAAATGATTTGCATATAGCGCGCCAGCACGATCAGGTCTGCTTTGCCCATAACAATCTCCAACTGCTTGCGCTCTGCTTCGCCTTTCGTCTCAGCCGTTACCGGGATGTGGTGATACGGAATGCCAAACGATTCCACCTGCCCGCGCATATCCTCATGGTTGCTGACCACCATGGCGATTTCCGCGTCCAGATCTCCCGCTTTCCACTGCCACAGCAGCTCGGACAAACAATGATCCTCTTTGGATACAAAAATCGCAATGCGTTTTTTGCGGCTTGCGCGGAATATATTCCATTTCATCTCGAAACGGTCCGCCACTCTGGCGAAATCCTCCACAAGCACCGGAAGCTCCTGCTCCAGGTCGGTCAAATCAAATTCAAAGCGGATAAAAAACATTCCGCCCTCCGGGTCCATCGTATATTGATCGGACTGGACGATGTTAGCGCCGTGCTCATACAAAAACTGCGACACTGCAGCCACAATGCCCGGACGGTCCGGGCAGGAGATGAGCATGCGGGCGCGGCCGGCCTTGTCCAAAGCCGGCTGGGTTGTCATATCGGATGAAGATGGCATGTTCGTTTAACTTCCTTCCTTCTATATAAATGCGTACCTAAAATCCCGATAAAAGAAATGATGCAAAAAGAAAGCAAGCATACCGCTTGCAAACGCCCGTTAGGCGTTCACAAGCAGTTCCTTGCCGGCAAACCACGCGGTAATCCGATGGTTCAGCTGCTCTTCGGTCATATCCGATGGAAGCGCGCCGCTGCCCTCCAGCAAATCGTACAATCGTTCCATCGGCTCGCGAGGGTCGGCTTTTTTCGCTTTGGCGTCATTTTTCAGCAGCTCCCAGGTGGAGAGCACAAACATGCGCGGATCAATATCCTGCTTGCCGAAGAAATGATGCAGCCGCTCTACATGGTCAAAGAAATCGCCGCCGAAACGCTCCATAGCGTCACCGCGCAAAAGCGCAATTTCAGCTTCGTACATCGGGCGTTCTTTTTTGTCCACTTTGCCGATCCAAGGCGTTTCGAGAATAAAAGGTCGGCCTTTCAGCGCGTCATGGTGAACGATATTGCGCACCGTTTCAAAGCCTAGATAACCTGCCCCAATCGGAGCATGGCGGTCCTTGCCGGCGCCTTGCGGATTTTTGGAATCGTTAATATGGACAACAGCGACGCGGTCCAGACCGACAATGCGGTCGAATTGCTCCAGCACTCCGTCCAGATCGCCGGTCAGATTGTAACCCGCATCATGCATATGGCAGGTGTCCATACATACCGTCAAACGCTCATTATATTTAACCTTGTCAATAATGGAAGCCAGTTCTTCGAAGCTGCGTCCAATTTCCGTGCCTTTGCCAGCCATCGTCTCCAGCGCAATGTTCACGTTCGTATCTTTGGTGCCTTCCAGCACCT encodes the following:
- a CDS encoding deoxyribonuclease IV: MIKIGSHVSFSDKGLLTATKEAVSYGSSSFMIYTGAPQNTRRKPIETLYIEEGKAAMEAAGIGEIVVHAPYIINLGSYKDDTFELAVRFLQEEIRRTDYIGVNNIVLHPGAYTDKDAEYGIGRIAEGLNEVLEGTKDTNVNIALETMAGKGTEIGRSFEELASIIDKVKYNERLTVCMDTCHMHDAGYNLTGDLDGVLEQFDRIVGLDRVAVVHINDSKNPQGAGKDRHAPIGAGYLGFETVRNIVHHDALKGRPFILETPWIGKVDKKERPMYEAEIALLRGDAMERFGGDFFDHVERLHHFFGKQDIDPRMFVLSTWELLKNDAKAKKADPREPMERLYDLLEGSGALPSDMTEEQLNHRITAWFAGKELLVNA
- the tkt gene encoding transketolase, whose amino-acid sequence is MTVTQKSIDQLSIDTIRTLAIDAIEKANSGHPGMPMGSAPMGYQLFAKNMRHNPSNPTWINRDRFVLSAGHGSMLLYSLLHLSGYDLPLEELQNFRQWGSLTPGHPEFGHTAGVDATTGPLGQGIGMAVGMAMAEAHLSATYNQNGLNLIDHYTYAICGDGDLMEGISHESASLAGHLQLGKLVVLYDSNDISLDGELNLSFSETVQRRFEGYGWQVLRVQDGNDLDAIAKAVADAQAEKNKPTLIEVKTVIGYGSPNKGGKGGHAGPHGSPLGADEAKLTKQFYGWPVDQPFYVPDEVRAHFAEVKKAGEQANEAWNRLFAEYKQANPELAKQFELAIAGDLPEGWDADLPKYAVGDKAVSTRVASGNALNGLVKNVPQLAGGSADLESSTMTHLKGEAQFKPGSYAGRNIYFGVREFGMAAAMNGIALHSGIKVFGGTFFVFTDYLRPAVRLAAIQKLPVVYVLTHDSIAVGEDGPTHEPIEQLASIRIIPGLTVIRPADGNETSAAMAYAVENKKNPVALVLTRQNLPILEGTVSGAREGVRRGAYVVSDAAGGKPQAQILATGSEVQLAVAAQKALAEEGIQVRVISMPSWDLFDKQDKAYKDSVLLPEVKARLAVEMAHPFGWHRFVGDQGDVLGIETFGASAPGDRVIKEYGFTVDNVVSKVKALL
- a CDS encoding pyrimidine/purine nucleoside phosphorylase, which gives rise to MSQFENVTAVKKANVYFDGKVTSRVIIFPDGTKKTLGIMLPGDYEFGTDSIEIMEILAGDLKVLLPDETEWRHIQGEGEFTVPANTKFKLQVAEVTDYCCSYIYE
- a CDS encoding GNAT family N-acetyltransferase — its product is MIKLETSRLLLRLLQPGDGEQMEVLINDHDIASTTLTIPHPYPKGAADSFIQYRMEVARKGGGYSFGILDKSSGSFMGLVGLHIDKTHNRAELAYWLGKPYWNKGYMTEAAERVVRYAFDELKLNRVWAAAMTKNPASTHVMAKIGMRHEGTFRQHIKKWGVYEDVAYYGLLKEDKG
- the purU gene encoding formyltetrahydrofolate deformylase, which produces MPSSSDMTTQPALDKAGRARMLISCPDRPGIVAAVSQFLYEHGANIVQSDQYTMDPEGGMFFIRFEFDLTDLEQELPVLVEDFARVADRFEMKWNIFRASRKKRIAIFVSKEDHCLSELLWQWKAGDLDAEIAMVVSNHEDMRGQVESFGIPYHHIPVTAETKGEAERKQLEIVMGKADLIVLARYMQIISPKFIEQFPNRIINIHHSFLPAFIGGNPYKQAYQRGVKIIGATAHYVTEELDGGPIIEQDVQRVTHRDNVTELKRIGRTIERVVLARAVKWHIEDRIIVHQNKTVVFN